GCTCATCGACTTCACCGGGCAGGTCGTCATCGTCAGCGGGGGAGGCCGCGGGATCGGGCGCGGGCTCGTGGAGCGGTTCGCCGCCGAGAACGCGACTGTCGTCGCCGTCGACCTCGCCTTCGACGACGCCGTGACCGAGCTCGTGCGCACGATCAAGTGCGACGTCACGGACGCCGCGTCCGTCCGCGCCGCGATCGACGCCGTGGAGAGCGAGTTCGGCCGCATCGACGTCCTCGTGAACAACGCCGGCGTCAACGTGGAGGGCGAGGTCGAGACCCTGGACCCCGAGCGCTGGCGGGCGTGCTTCGACGTGAACGTGTTCGGGGTGTTCGCGCTGTCGCAGGCCGTGATCCCGGCGATGAAGCGGGCGGGGCGCGGGCGGATCGTCAACGCGGCCTCCTTCGCGGCGGTCATCCCGAGCGTGGGCGCGGCGGCCTACGGCGCGTCCAAAGCCGCGGTCGTGCAGTTCACGCGCGTGCTCGCCTCCGAGCTCGGGCCGTGGAACATCACGGTCAACGCGTACGCGCCCGGGATGATCCCCACCGCCATGAACGGCTTCGCCGACCTCCCGGAGGCCCGCGCGAACCGCCTGCTCGACACCCTGTCCCTGCGCCGCTGGGAGCGTCCGGAGGACGTCGCCGACCTGGTCTGCTTCCTCGCCAGCGACTACGCCGGTTACCTCACGGGCGCGCTCATCGACGTCTCCGGCGGCAAGTTCGCCACCCAGATGCCGAGCCTCGCGCACGAGCGGG
This genomic stretch from Leifsonia sp. EB41 harbors:
- a CDS encoding SDR family NAD(P)-dependent oxidoreductase, with protein sequence MTIGGHMLIDFTGQVVIVSGGGRGIGRGLVERFAAENATVVAVDLAFDDAVTELVRTIKCDVTDAASVRAAIDAVESEFGRIDVLVNNAGVNVEGEVETLDPERWRACFDVNVFGVFALSQAVIPAMKRAGRGRIVNAASFAAVIPSVGAAAYGASKAAVVQFTRVLASELGPWNITVNAYAPGMIPTAMNGFADLPEARANRLLDTLSLRRWERPEDVADLVCFLASDYAGYLTGALIDVSGGKFATQMPSLAHERAAL